CTTGCATCTTGTTTCACCTTTTTACTGTGCATTAAAGATATAATTAGTGAGGATCGCCTGTGCGTCATGTCTGAAATTTTAAAACGTTATCCAGAGGGAGAAACGAATGTGATTCTCTTACCATGATTGGGAGACAAACGGACCACGTGCTACTCTTTTTAGCTGTTAGATGATTATTCCAGGAAGATGCTGATGTCCTTATAGTTTTTTTTCTATCCAAGTCATCAAACAGTGAGGCGCAGGGCGCGTagtttgtttatctgtgttggaTCGTCTGTGTCATTGCAACCCGAAAAGTCCCTTTCCCATTCCGCAAACATCGGCAAAGCAGTGCTGCTTGCTATGATAGTTTGTATTAAGTTTTTGGTTCAGAATAACCCAGCAGTTTGATCACCACGGCTGCACATTACCTACAGATTCCCTCAGCACTTTTATTcctgccttttttttgtttaacatggcCCATTTCAATTACGGTAGTTGTTTGCGCAAGACTGCCATGAACAGATATTAATTATTTTTCATACTTCACAATTTGAGCCgtttacatagcctactgtccCATTCATCCAAGCAGCCCAAGTAGTGCTCAGTGGAGCTAGTTTTCTGGTTAGTGGATGCTAGCTAGGACTGTTCTCTGCAAAGTCCGACACAAGCTTTTTTTCGTGGTGAATCCGAACGGTGCGAGATTAATGGATGATCTCTGGTGCGGTGGCCTTTTCGCTGGCATGGTGGAACAGAAGACGATCGCggcatgtatttaaaaaaaaatatataggccctatattttaattgatttcgaCGAAATGGAAGGTTACCAGTAGGCTACTTCTTTAGATTCAGAAGCAGGCGGCGTTATCTTCGGATGGTTTGCGcgcatggtggtgtggtggtggtgaaatGCTGGCGATACAAAATTGTGGTAGTAGGGGGATTGGAAATGAGTTTTATGCATGAATATATTAGCCAATTTATTATTGTGTTGCAGGTCTCTTGTTTTAAGATGACTAGGCCTACAGCTATTAGGCTACTGCAGTCTATGGTGAATGTGAGAGACCGTCTCACATAGCCTAATTTAtgggatttttcttctttttttgccacAGAGGGAATGGGAGCTCCCATTGGCTCCCACATAATGACCctcttttaagacaagttaaaagagggaatatgtcgctaaactagtgaaagtcaatggatccgtgtagcagcatgctacacggatccattgactttcactagcttagcgacatattccctcttttaaattgtcttaaagcaagacaatgcttaacatgaaaaataagacactttaccacctttaaaaaccccagccaacgattttaactgtattaagcccccaaatagtggcatacccatttAAGGGGCTACgtcacagattaagacatagtacGATTttggtaaggttataacataggctctgcgctaagggattAAGACCAAAATGCAATAAACTTCAAACATAGAACGTAGAAAAGAACCCTATTTTGGAATATATGACTTCAAACAATGGCAATGACTGCTGCCCTTTCttatgtttcatttttctttccctctttttataTGAACACAATATTGAACGAAGATGTCAGGCACCAACATGCTTCTGACATGGGGGGTCCTATGAAGTAGGTGGCTTCGGAAAAAAGTAATGTAAAttgataaattatttacaaaatcTTACATATAATAAAACAGTAAGTTACTGATGAATACAATATTCATAAATTACACTACTCATTGTCCATAGCACTGTTTTGCTTACTTTTGCTTTTTATCCATTTCAGCCAGAGTATTCTCCATATCTTCCTAAAGGCTTATAACCTGACTCCGAGTAGCCACCAATTTGTTCTCAGCTTCAAGGCTGTTAGCATGTAGCTAAGAGGAGAAAACACGAGAACTATTAGATATTTCATTTTGCTTTGGTAGGACACTTAATCACAGCTAAAAACATGGACCACGACTCTCTTCTGTTAAGGCCACCTCTTAGTTCAGGAAGTCCACCTGAAGTCCGGTTTAAGCCCATAAAAGCGGAATATGGTATATACTACAACCATTCAGAGTGCATAGAGTATGAGAACATAAAGTAAGTAAAACCCACCTCCTGCTTGATGGCATCTATGGTGATTTTGTTTCTTTTATCCTGCTCATCCAGGAGCATCTTCTCTCGCTGAAGCTGCTTCACACAATTCTGCAGCTTGTAAACCTCAAGATCTTTGTGCTTCATCTCATCAAGACACCTTATGGCGATCAGGGACATCATAACCAAAAACTCAAGGATTTGTGTGGTAATAAACACAAGAATATATATTTATGATACAAAGCACACAGTACTTCGAAAAGTGATGTCAGGTACTAATATGATTCACATGTTCATTTCATATGGAAAAACCATGTgaacttgaaaaaatatatattttgtttaaTATGAAATTGTGTCTGATTTGCTCACAGGTTTGCAATTTTCATGAACTTATTATGGCAAATGGATACTTGGTGCTAATACCAAGCAGCAAAACTAATGAAATTACAAACCTTATCATAGCCTATATTAAACATCATTGTAAGCACAAATGATTGCCTGTATAATAGGCTACGTCTCTTTTCAGTTACACTTGGTATAGCAAAACATTTAGCTACTCCTGAATCCaaaaggcagtgtttcccacagcacTAGTCTGTCTCGCTTACCTCTGTCTTTTATCCATTTCAGCCACAGTGTTGTGCAGTTCCTTCCGAAGGGCCTCAATCTGACTCTGAGTAGCCACCAGTTTTTTGTCAGCTTCAAGGCAGTTAGCATGCAGCTAAGAGGagaaaacattattattatatatttatttataccgTTAGATATTTAATTTCACTTTGCTAGGTCACTGTATTACAGCTAGAAACATGGACGATGCATTTTAGCCCTGCACGATGATCAGACCATATCTGTGCCACTATACCTGTTGATTTTTTTAGTTCGACTTCAGCCTTTTTTAGTTTTTCTAGTTCATTTTTGAGATTCTCCATCTCCAGAGCCCTCTCTTGTACTAGGACAAGTTTTTCATGAGACAGCTTCAGCTGGGCAGTGAAGCGTTTTGACAACTTATTAATCGCTGAAATTTCTTCAGCCCTCTTCTGCGACAGTTTCTCCTGGGACTGAAAGCACAACCAACATTATAGGTGACACACATGATCGATCGCAGCGCAGGATAAGCATTTGGATTTTGGCTACTGACCAAACCATTCTGGTTTGACACAGGAGTTAAAGATGGATGTGTTATTGCACCATCACTGTTCTTCATCTTCATTGCCAGCATCCTCCATCTTACATATTATGAACAGGACTGATGGACATCTGAACATTAACATATTCAGGGACAAAGGTCAAACCACCACCATAACCAATATTCATCACAGAGCTGCAGTATGCAGATGATACTCCTATTGTAGCCCTCTCAGTGCACCTTGACTGGTTTTGctaaagcacacaaacagcttggTCTGGCCATACAGGTTGGCAGCCTTCTGTCATCTAAAAACCCACCACTGATGAAGAAAAGGGTGTTTGAAAAGACCAAAATCCTAGTCTACAAAATGATACTGCTCCCCACTCTCCTGTATGGCTCAGAAGCCTggagcacatactgtatagtgaACACCTGAGAGCACACAAAGCCTTCCTTCACAGATATCTAGAAAATCCTCAAGATAACCTGGGAGGATTGCTGAATAAAAACCATCACAGTCATCATTGCACAACACCAATTCAGATGGACTGGTCATGTCATCTGAATGCAAGACTACCCAAAACAAGTCCTGTACTCACAGAGCTTGTCCTAGGGAAACATGCTCCAGTAAATCAAAAGGAAACGTCCAAAGACAAAGTCAGGAAGTGCCATAACACATAACCCCTTAACACCTGGGAGACTACAGTGAAGAACAGACATGCCTGGAGAAAAGTGGTTCGAGAGGGGGCTGTACAATACAACAATGATCTCCACTGTGCAACAGAGCAGAAGTGcaaatggacaaaaaaaatcacctccaccaaaaaggttccatAGAAAAACCATAACTACCCCTGGCCACACATGTCCACATTGCCCATGGTCCAGAATTGTCCTCTTTGCCCATCTAAAGAGCCataacggtgcatacacactgCAAGCGCAGACGTCCACTTGaggtccacttcacgtgtccgttatcagtccgaaacggttagaatgcatgaaaacagatcatgccttgcacacaggagcgcaatGTAAGTGCGCACGGGCCAAAGACGTCCTTCattgctaacagatgcttttgcgtacagtaactgtgaaaaacatgaaatttcaaaacaattttttgaaaagtgaatgtatgaaagccaagccaaaaagcactgaaggacatgttggacgtctttgacccaggcatgtccgcgatgctccttgaaaatagaactgaagtctattttcctgtgcagacgtccgcgttcaatgagcggctttcattgaaaatgaatggctgctgcccgtggatagaatgtggacgttgactgtgcagtgtgagaggcagcccgcgaacctctcggcagtgttaccaaattagcgactttttgacgtccctggcgacaaaaaaacaaatctagcgcctttagcgtctttttagtgcatctggcgactttttaaaacgtgcattttcagtgacaaattcattgttttcaaCATGATTGTGACTCTGCACTAACCTGGTTCTCGAGCTCacaaagtgtaacgaagatgcacgaagcactaggggtctcgcgagagccaggttaactctgcgccgccgtcagaagcgtttcccacggtgaagcagggctgcggattagctctgatctccaaaaaagctagcaccgcccatttctactgttgatgaaggcatgtgggcacgttttctgtagatcagcgcgccctGCGTGACGTTGTGACGTCATATGTAACGTCATGACCTCATCTAgcaacttctagcgacttttcagcgagccaatagcgactttggctgattttctgtTGGCAACACTGCCTCTCGGAGTCacaatgctcccggacacgttcagCAAACacgaatatcttggtgtgtatgtaccgtaaggATCATGAAGACagatagcctagcgagctaaacccattcaatttgcggcctctaggggcgtctagatttctaggctagaagaCAGACATAGTCGACCATGAATGTCCACCGATGATGTCTTTCTAAATGGCAGTggtgacaaaagtaaaagtagaggtaAAAGTCATGCTATAACACTTTCATTCCAACAAAGGCGACTTCACAGAGTAACTGTTCTACAGCTGCTGTAGACTACAATacctgtcttacaatcagctgattctgagCTGGATGGATGAAATATGGCAGCTTTTTGaatgtttttcttctttcagtaaTACTCAATCTATGCTTGTGCAAAAGCATActgtacaaataacaaaacgaaagtgtgaatatagttaccttaaccaatcagtaatggacttcgcgggtgagttctgcgtcaccactctcaacagtttgctgattggctaaacgctgagagaaccgagctggaggcttttgccagatgatgTGCAGCGCCAACatttttgggtggagtacataggatagcGTCGCCAGGCTGTAATTCTGTAATGATATGATCAATATCTGGCCAATTCCAAGACAGACACATCTTTCTGGAAggcttttaaatgttcaaaagacTTTTCAGATTTTGTTGAATCTTTCTTCTGGCCAATTTCCCTAAAGGATAACACAGTTGTTTAATAATATACACACCTGATTTATGGTGTCTTTGCGTAGCCTAAGTGAAAACCTGGAAAGATACATTTTCACTTCAAATTTCAAATGCACCCGTCCATGTATAAATAGGTTTTCTTGGTGATTCATGTGATAGGCTATGtcagatttcacatgaaatttagtacacatttttcatgttaagtctgtattattagcctacatttgaaAATATGCTTGAAAAGTTACTTAGAAAGCTTTTTTTGGGGCATAagcaagttttgtacatgaggcccctgatttgtaacctgactctcgcgcagatggattgtcaccctgtgcgagctcacgaagtgtaacgaagatgcacgaagcactaggggtctcgcgagagccaggctacctgATTTGAGGCCTATTTACATTATGTTGCTGAAGTTGAAACAGGTACACTGAGCCCTCTAGTGTTCACCAGTGTCATAGAATCACACTGGTTGAACAGAACTGCTAGGTTACTTATCAAgtactactgtacattacattacacttagctgacacttttatccatttTTACTCTGATATTTGTTTCTCTCTTATGTGATCATTACTGCAACCACTCAAACTTATTTCATaaccaatgcacaaaaaatgtgcCAGTattaaacatttaaaatatcagaGCAATGTTACACTAATAATATAATCTCTGAGTAGCCTACATTGCCTCACTTTTGGGTTTATACACCATGAAGACACAGCATGAACTGCAATGAGATTATATTTATTATGATAATGTTATTACATCAGCCTCCATGGTGGTCTATTTGTGAATATAGGCAATAGTGAAAGTTGAAAGAGCGACAGTGATTGGTTGGTGTTTTTTATATGatatgctttcaaaattaaaaggCTGCAAAACATGTGGTTGGCATGAGATGTATGTTGTGGTAATACACAGAGAAGCCAAACATGACCTTCTGACAGTCTGTCTGAACATGCAACAAGCAGATAAGTTGCAGACAGACATAAGACTGGATTTGGTAATTGACAATCTGACCTATACGGTTGTGCCACACCAGAAATAGTCAACTAAATTTAGTAACAATGTTATGTCCAGCAGATGGGTAGCCTATATTTAACTTGGCATTTATTATATTTTTCAAAAGTTGTGAAACATTTGCTGAATGTCTCTTGATCGCTAACTAACTTCATACATCATTTCAGTACTTTTCATTTTTCTACGATATTGCTAATCACGCAATATCAGGCTAGTCTAAAATTACGGTCGAAATCATTATGTCTGTATTTCTGAAGTAAATAACTCAAAATAGATGTTGTATCTACCATGAGCAAGGCAATATTGATTCTACAACTGACCAGGAGACAAAGAACTACTCCAACACATGACCGCAGTGCAAGGAACTGCCTCGAGCTCACACTGTTACACTCATCCAGACTCAACACATTGACTGCAGGATATTTATTGGACAAAAGGGATTGTAATAGCTGTACCGTAAATATGGCTGGGGGAAAAATGGGTTGTATTTATTGTTACACAAACATTGCTGCAGATAAAAtatctcttaacccattgatgctggatgctgtgtaaaCGCTGCATTGACTTAGGTATCTAGAGCGACATAGACAcggcattcaggctcatgaaatttgagatttttaaaaaatgaaaaatgtggaTAGAGTTACTGGATATTTTAGCAAAGGAATTTTGGTTGATTCTGGGTTAGGTTTGTGTTAGTATTAATCATATCCAGTCTTATCCACCTGCAGATTAACCTTTATGAGTCCTCTGAATAGGCTATATCcatatatccatgtgtgtgtggataaatgtagcctactgtgtgtgctgtgtctgtatTTTGAGGACCCTCTCAAAAATGAGATtctcatctcaaggggctatcctctaCAGTAATAAAGAATTTGATGAAATATAACTGAACACTATTCACTTGAATACCTCAGAGTATAACCTCATAGGCTACCTCAAGTAAATACAAGAGCAAAATATATTTGTTTTATAAAACAGAAATCATTTATTAATCATTGATTCATTTCATGTTTGTCACATTAGAACGAAAGCCTTAATCTTTGTAATAATATGATCATGGAGAAAAGAATGGTGTGCAAAAACAAGGAATGTGGGTCTCTCAAGTTGGTCCTCAGTTATCGCCAAACACCTTGGTTCCGGCTTGCTGGCCGGTTCTTCCATGCAGGTGGCTAACGGGGATGATCTTCATGGTTGTCTCCTTCATTGAGTACCAGCGGCTGTGCCATGTGACCCAGGTAATGCCGTTATCAAAACCACCTTCACCAACATCCTTCTCTGTGTAATGGCCACCTGAAGCAGACGCAAGAAGAAATGCTCAAGTGCATGCTCAAGTAGAAATGAATGCCTGAACTTTCACTTAAATAGGTTGTTTTTAAAATATCTTACCCTGGTAGTACACTCCGTTAAGATTAGCAGCATGGCAACGGTTCATCCACCATCCTGCCCCATCTTGCTGGGCACAGTTTCCATCATACCTGTCGTTGTCTTTGTCAGGTGTGCTAAATTGTTGGCCATTGTGCGATGTGAAGTACTTGTCACTTGGGTCATCACCAAAGTCATAGCCATCGAAGGCATCACCTGCATCACCACCACTATAGTAAGCGTAGGTCAGGCGATACATGTCCTGCTCTGATCCCAACTTGAACACAGAGTAGTCAGCATGCCTGTGGAAAGAGACAATTTTCCAAAAATGACTCACTCCAACATCATTTTCAAATGAATGCTGTGCCATTTCGACAAATGACGTTGAAATGTCTAATTACTTTTTCACTCCGTTCCAGTCGACCACCTCTATCCTCAGGACATATGGGATATTTGACTGTACAGACAGTTTGTGGATCTTCTCAAGCCCCAGCCAAAACTCTGTAGTGTCATCTGGAGAGAGGTATCCAAAACCTTCCTTGTAAGGGACCCAATTTCTCTTGAAATCCACACTGCCATCACGTCTCTGGAGGTCGTGCACAAAAATACAAAGAGTGTACATTTTTAAGTAAGAATTTATTTTCTGTTAATTGCCTAAAATATACAATAGGTGTTATATTTAAAAATGTAAAGTAAAATATCGAAATACATTTACCCAAGAAAGTATGCTAACCAAAGTCCTGTTACATAACACTACCTTGACCCGAGGACAGAGACTGTCACTGTTGATTCTGTACTAGTCAAGCAACATTTTAGTCAATCTAGTAAACATACCCTTTGGAGTACAGTCCACCCTCGGCCGAGGTTGTCAATCTCACAATACACCAGGAACTCCTCCTCCATCCCGTCTGGTTTCACGTAGTACAGGCCACTTTCTTTGGCACCTCTGTTAGCAACATCTTGACAGTCTGttgtaaaaataataatgtatATATAAGGATTATAAAGATATGCAACAAAACATTTAACATACATGTTTAATGGATAGGTCATGAGATGAGGATGAAAGTGTGATGTTTTAGGATCGCTAATTGAGGCAATGTTTTCCCAGCAGCAAAGCAATGGTAGATGGCGTGTGGCTGGTACCTTTGCCTGTGGTGGGCTGGATTTCCACTGTCTCTGCGCATGGCTCCTTGCATTTCTGCTCCAGCTGAAGAGATAGCTGCCTAAGAGTGAGTATGTCCCTGGCATTTGAATCCAAAATGCTTTGAAGTCCcctgaaataaaaaaacacataagaTTGTATTCACTGTTATGTTCTCATTATGACAAAACATTTGTAGAGATACTATGTAAACAATAGAGGTCTGAAAAGACATACAGAAGCTGCTCCTCCTGGGAAACAATGGTCTTCTCATAGCGAATGATATCCTCCAACATGCTGTTTGACTTTTTAATGTAAATGTCTGGAGATAAAGAATGCACATTAAATACAGCATACACGCATATCAATCTGTGCTCAACGTCAATGATTTGAAGTCATTAAGTGCATTAATTGTTGCCTGCCTTGTGAAGTTTTCTGGGCCTGTGTTGCTTGGTCTTTCATGTAGTTGACCTTCTCTTCAGCCCCCCGTGTAGCGTTGGCAATATCCTCCAAAATGTCCTCCATATATTTTAGATCTTCCTCCACTGCTGGTTTGTACTTGTGAAGATAATCCACTACTCCACATGTGGTAGGGCAGTACGTTCCCTGTGGCGACCAACAAATCTCTTAAATGACTGTATTTCcaacagcagcatcaatacttCTGAGGAGTCTCTTACATTTGTAATGAATGCAACAATAACATCAAATGAAACAGATTGGCGATATCATACTCACAAATTCGTCTTGTGGAACACATTGGGAATAATCACCCCGTTgctaaaagaaaataaaaacaacaacaaaaaacctgtGTTAATTCCACAACTCGACAAGCAAGCTTACACAGACAGTTGCTACGtatacatgagacatttaattcggaattaattgactttaattctgaataaagctcaattccgctttgaaaacgtcatgtaaacacctcttaattcggaatgaaaGGAAAGATccaagtaaactcgacggaactatttcattctgaattattaattcggaattgaaaacaacatgtaaacgtagtgagtgTGTAAGATGAGGAACTCACCGCATAGGCAAGAGAGGTTAGAAGCAGTGCTGAAGCAAATGTATGCACTAGAGAAGGAGCCATGTTGCTGTCTGGCTGGCCCTTGGGTACTGGGGATCTGATGGCCCCGGCAGGAATATTTATCCGATCAGGGTCCTCTGTGAATATGGAGATAACGGATGTTTGAGTAAACAAACCAAACCCCACAGTCCTATTTCTCGTTGAGTGACAGCCTGTGAGTCACCAGAATGagtaaaaaaacaagcaaacaacatGGCATTTGGTTTTAATTGTGCAATATCGCATAGCATGTGGAATTATAAGTGGTTTACATTCAATTGTACTTTTACCTAGTCCCACCTATTGTAGTCACGATATGCATTTTAAAATAAATCTTTCTATAGATTCTGTGACCTCTTCAAATGACAAAATTTTAGCATGAATGCAACACTCCATACAGTCCTTTGTCTATTTGATGGTATGGTCTTTGGGGTACAGGCCTAcataaggcaaaaaaaaaaatacagattacTACAGGTAAAACAAACATGTATGGTAAGTAGAGTAGATATTGAAATGAAACTGTGAATTACGATAAAACCTTTAACAGTTAAATTTTAAATCTAAAGAACAAGCGTGTATTGAAAGTCCAAGCGCAGAAGAACAGTGCATTATAACATCTAGAGTAAGGGATCATTCTGAACAGTTATATCCATGGTTACCAAtgtgtgatatacagtatgtgtttcagAAATGTTATGATTCTTTGCCATACTTCTCATGCAATTCATTCATATTTATCACAAATATGAAATGCTTTTTTCACACTGATCTAtgcagttgttttttgtttgtgcaaAGATATTATATTCGTGTTCTGGGTGAAATTAAGTAAATAGTACATTGCAGTTGAgtttttaattaattcattaatttatttattttcccgcAAAACTGGATCACTTCGTACTAAATGGTAGCATGCAGTTAATCATTACTTCTACGTAGTCATTATTTGAAAAGGCATGAGTCAGTTACTGAGCCGtctaccaccccccaccaccccccccccaaacacccaactcccccaccccaccccccctttagGGGCCGATGCCTGCTTACGCCACAGAGGTCAGTGTCACAGCATCCAGATCAATATCATTCCGGTAAGTGAAATTAGTCAAATTTGTGTATAAATGAGGGGTTAAATCTTGTATGCATTAAATGCATAATTGAAATGATCCAAATGCAGTCTTGCCTTTCATAAAATTGATATTAAAGAGCTTAATTGTGTAGAATcgcatttaagtaggcctatcacaagaagCGCTCTGGCCCAATGTGTAAGTAAgagaatgtgtgggtgtgtgtgtgtgtgggtgtgtgtgtgggtgtgtgtgtgtgtgtgtgtgtgtgtgtgtgtgggtgggtgggtgttttttttttaagtcgacTCATCTGGCCCCTGTTGGGTGCCTCGTGCAGCTTGTCTTATTTTCCTGAGATGTTTCATCTTGTATGTATATTTAAAGTTCCTAAGGGTGAATTGAGGCGTTTTACATCCTGTGTAGAGGGATTTCAATGGGATATATTTTCATTTGCATCAGCATGTCTTAAGACAGGCATCTGATCGTCACAGCAAACAGCAAACTGCAGATGAGTATGACTTTGACCAAGTGAGTAACTTGGCTTTGCTGGTCCATGGTGTGAAGCATGTCTGAAAGAGTTAAATTGCTTTTAGCAGTTGATGTGTTGGTTGATGATAGCCTGCAGGTTTGCATTCTTTAGTCCTGAATTCTTTTCACTGTATGAACGGATGTACTCTTTTACACACcagttttgtaggcctattagattagacctgtacacacacagaagtggaAATACTGTTCTGTACCTAAGGTTGTCTCTCCGGCAGTATCCTTTTGTGCcttcttcttgtaggcctatcttCTAGCACAATGTGGTCTTTGAGACCCTTTTATCTGGAGTTTTGTATCTGGAGGTATACCTCACAAATAACCACGCTGTACCGTAGAAGGTATATTATACACAGCGTGGTCAAAAAAAGTCTCCACTAAAAAAAAGGTTGCACACAAatatgttgttggaccacctttagCTTTGAGTATAGGGCACATTTAAATAAACATTCAGTTTCTATAAACTTCTGCAATGCCTGGATTTATTTACATCTAGGTACATACTGTAGCTGAACCTATACCTGACAGCAAATGTTTCAGTGATGCTGATGCCCATGATTTGACCCTTCTCAAAAACAGACTTAACATATTTTACATGACCATGGGATCTGTCTTTTGACATGGTTGTTTCATAATTGAGATGCAAGGCATTGCTCCAGAGTGGTTCAGGGAGCACAAGACATAATTtttacacatggattggccaccacagagtcAAAAACTCAACCTCATTGAGAATATGTGGTATGTGCTAGAGAAGACTTAACACAGCGTTCAAATTCTTCCagcatcaatacaagatcttggtgaaaacTTAATGCAATGCTATATGGAAATAAATCCAAACATTGCAGAAGTTTATTGAAACCATGCAAAG
This genomic interval from Engraulis encrasicolus isolate BLACKSEA-1 chromosome 16, IST_EnEncr_1.0, whole genome shotgun sequence contains the following:
- the fgg gene encoding fibrinogen gamma chain, whose amino-acid sequence is MAPSLVHTFASALLLTSLAYAQRGDYSQCVPQDEFGTYCPTTCGVVDYLHKYKPAVEEDLKYMEDILEDIANATRGAEEKVNYMKDQATQAQKTSQDIYIKKSNSMLEDIIRYEKTIVSQEEQLLGLQSILDSNARDILTLRQLSLQLEQKCKEPCAETVEIQPTTGKDCQDVANRGAKESGLYYVKPDGMEEEFLVYCEIDNLGRGWTVLQRRRDGSVDFKRNWVPYKEGFGYLSPDDTTEFWLGLEKIHKLSVQSNIPYVLRIEVVDWNGVKKHADYSVFKLGSEQDMYRLTYAYYSGGDAGDAFDGYDFGDDPSDKYFTSHNGQQFSTPDKDNDRYDGNCAQQDGAGWWMNRCHAANLNGVYYQGGHYTEKDVGEGGFDNGITWVTWHSRWYSMKETTMKIIPVSHLHGRTGQQAGTKVFGDN